In one window of Ruminococcus albus AD2013 DNA:
- the scpB gene encoding SMC-Scp complex subunit ScpB, with product MDIQELSNTLEAVLFASGEAVESKRLCEALSTDITSLEEAVAILETKYADNSGIELLRLDSAFQLATKQEYAPHIKSVLEIKRNSALSPAAMEALTIIAYNQPVTKAFVESVRGVDSSGVVNSLVEKGLLCEAGRLDLPGRPIAYATTENFLRAFKLSSLKDLPPLPEQSGQVTIDEVIEAAQAAEDEE from the coding sequence ATGGATATACAAGAACTTTCAAACACATTAGAAGCCGTGCTTTTCGCTTCGGGGGAAGCCGTGGAGAGCAAACGTCTGTGTGAAGCCCTCAGCACGGATATAACCTCACTTGAAGAAGCTGTAGCTATTTTAGAGACAAAGTACGCAGATAACAGCGGCATTGAACTTCTGCGGCTTGACAGCGCTTTTCAGCTGGCGACAAAGCAGGAATATGCGCCGCATATAAAATCTGTGCTGGAGATAAAGCGAAACTCCGCACTTTCGCCCGCCGCTATGGAAGCGCTTACCATAATAGCGTACAATCAGCCTGTAACAAAGGCTTTTGTAGAAAGCGTCCGCGGTGTTGATTCATCGGGCGTGGTGAATTCTCTTGTGGAAAAAGGTCTGCTTTGCGAAGCAGGAAGACTTGATCTCCCGGGACGCCCCATAGCCTATGCGACCACGGAGAATTTTCTCAGAGCATTCAAATTATCAAGCCTGAAAGATCTGCCGCCTCTGCCCGAACAGAGCGGTCAGGTGACGATAGATGAAGTTATTGAAGCGGCACAGGCTGCCGAGGACGAAGAATAA
- a CDS encoding GerW family sporulation protein has translation MNESTKIEALVNTAMSKVKELADGEAIVGKPIVTGDGTTIIPVSKVSVGFASGGSDLPTKSSKDTFGGGSGGGVTITPVAFIAIYKGDVKLLQITSNSPQGNAIVDMVPTVIDKITSFIDGKKGGKKAADEIADDYADFEE, from the coding sequence ATGAACGAGAGCACTAAGATAGAAGCACTGGTAAATACTGCCATGTCCAAGGTAAAAGAACTTGCTGACGGCGAGGCAATCGTCGGAAAGCCCATAGTTACAGGGGACGGCACTACTATAATACCTGTATCCAAGGTGAGCGTAGGCTTTGCTTCCGGCGGTTCTGATCTGCCTACAAAGTCTTCAAAGGATACCTTCGGCGGCGGTTCAGGCGGCGGAGTTACCATCACTCCCGTGGCTTTTATCGCAATATACAAAGGCGATGTAAAGCTTTTGCAGATAACCTCAAATTCACCTCAGGGCAATGCTATCGTTGATATGGTGCCCACTGTCATCGACAAAATAACCTCTTTCATCGACGGCAAAAAAGGCGGAAAGAAAGCTGCTGACGAGATAGCTGACGATTACGCTGATTTCGAGGAATAA
- a CDS encoding D-alanyl-D-alanine carboxypeptidase family protein: MRHDRLRFCAGAAVLAMLLIFTLSTIGAKAESQVKISAKAAIVYNGSTGEVLFEKNADERLPMASTTKIMSALIVLEQEGLDEKFTVDSGAVNTEGSSMGLREGDEVSLRDLACGMLLPSGNDAANAAAVRVAGSIDSFVGMMNARAVKMGLENTHFVTPSGLDDYTDDHYSTARDMAVLAAEAMKNQDLRDICGLQRVKLKFGDPPYERWLTNTNKLLKHQGITGIKTGFTDKARRCLVSSCMHEGCELICVTLNDPDDWKDHMALFDYGFSQVEQVKLSPKKPDISLTTADGRQVRCSIPEMVITMTRDGASRTESRVYLPDFIYAPVNNGDKVGEIVYLLDGRELGRRDITAAENISAPKTSNGVLIVIFRKIRQFTRL, encoded by the coding sequence ATGAGGCATGACAGGCTGAGATTCTGTGCAGGCGCAGCGGTGCTGGCGATGCTTTTGATATTCACCCTTAGTACCATAGGTGCAAAGGCTGAAAGTCAGGTGAAGATATCCGCAAAAGCGGCGATAGTATACAACGGCAGTACGGGGGAAGTTCTGTTTGAAAAGAACGCTGATGAACGCCTGCCAATGGCAAGCACCACCAAGATAATGTCAGCACTGATAGTTCTTGAACAGGAGGGCCTTGACGAAAAATTCACGGTGGACAGCGGTGCTGTAAATACCGAGGGCAGTTCCATGGGACTGCGTGAGGGCGATGAAGTATCCCTGCGCGACCTTGCCTGCGGTATGCTTCTGCCAAGTGGAAATGATGCGGCTAACGCGGCGGCAGTCCGTGTGGCGGGAAGTATTGACAGCTTTGTTGGTATGATGAATGCCCGCGCAGTAAAAATGGGGCTTGAAAACACCCATTTTGTCACGCCCTCAGGTCTGGACGACTACACCGACGACCACTATTCCACTGCCAGAGATATGGCGGTATTAGCCGCAGAGGCTATGAAAAATCAGGATCTCCGCGATATCTGCGGACTTCAGCGGGTGAAGCTTAAATTCGGCGACCCACCATACGAAAGATGGCTCACCAACACTAACAAACTGCTGAAGCATCAGGGCATTACAGGGATAAAGACAGGCTTCACCGACAAGGCACGTAGATGTCTGGTATCATCGTGTATGCATGAGGGCTGTGAACTGATATGCGTCACCCTTAATGACCCCGATGACTGGAAAGACCATATGGCGCTGTTCGACTACGGTTTCTCGCAGGTGGAACAGGTGAAACTAAGCCCGAAAAAGCCTGATATCAGCCTTACAACAGCCGACGGCAGACAAGTGAGATGCAGTATTCCCGAGATGGTGATAACCATGACCCGTGATGGTGCATCGCGTACCGAAAGTAGGGTATATCTGCCTGATTTCATCTATGCCCCCGTAAATAATGGCGATAAGGTCGGGGAGATAGTTTATCTTCTTGACGGCAGAGAGTTAGGCAGGCGGGATATCACAGCGGCGGAAAACATCAGTGCGCCCAAGACGAGTAATGGCGTCTTAATTGTAATTTTCAGAAAGATCAGACAGTTTACAAGGCTGTAA
- a CDS encoding pseudouridine synthase codes for MEKVRIQKIIAESGFCSRRKAEEYIAAGKVTVNGRPCALGDKALPGKDLIAVDGIKIDQPRKRTLYYIMLHKPRGYVTTMNDELDRKCVTDLLQGLPERVYPVGRLDKNSEGLLLLTNDGAFANDIMHPSKHVNKTYRVTVRPDINDEQLVKLASGVEIDGRMTSECSVVVLDKQPGRVVLQMTIHEGRNRQIRKMCEAVGLEVARLKRTAIGPIKLGMLKPGEYRELKPDELRAIRTAITKGK; via the coding sequence ATGGAGAAAGTAAGAATACAGAAAATAATCGCAGAAAGCGGGTTCTGTTCCCGCAGAAAAGCAGAAGAATATATTGCCGCAGGCAAGGTAACTGTCAACGGCAGACCATGTGCGCTGGGTGACAAGGCACTCCCGGGCAAAGATCTGATAGCTGTGGACGGCATCAAGATAGATCAGCCCAGAAAGCGCACTTTATACTACATAATGCTTCACAAGCCCCGCGGCTACGTTACAACAATGAATGACGAACTTGACAGAAAGTGCGTTACCGACCTTCTGCAAGGTCTGCCAGAGAGAGTTTACCCCGTGGGCAGACTTGATAAGAATTCCGAAGGTCTCCTGCTGCTGACAAATGACGGCGCTTTTGCAAACGATATCATGCACCCCTCAAAGCACGTAAACAAGACCTACCGTGTAACCGTGCGCCCCGATATCAATGATGAACAGCTGGTAAAGCTTGCTTCGGGCGTTGAGATAGACGGCAGAATGACATCGGAATGTTCCGTTGTAGTTCTTGATAAACAGCCCGGCAGAGTCGTTCTGCAAATGACTATCCACGAGGGAAGGAACAGACAGATAAGAAAAATGTGCGAAGCAGTGGGACTAGAAGTCGCAAGACTGAAACGTACCGCTATCGGCCCGATAAAGCTGGGTATGCTGAAACCCGGTGAGTACCGTGAGCTGAAGCCCGATGAACTTCGTGCAATAAGAACGGCGATAACCAAAGGTAAATAA
- a CDS encoding SGNH/GDSL hydrolase family protein: MKKRITAFVTACTAVFGLCSCSMKTHEMVEQEKNIPVPPKLVFLGDSIAAGYGLEGYDKSDLYHCDSYANIISNDYSALLAEEGCDFVMKNDAVSGDTSQDLIDLLDSGDIDADLKDSDAVVVSIGGNDILHIIFSAAEDLGWDKSAGDFDFDRINFKDALASLTSMSDEIDKALKGYETNLVLIEEKLRERTDGEIYIQTLYNPVEYFSDWKMLVDYADGKIDTFNTIVKDGAEKDGKHHYTVIDVGSRFEGQNGDLTNMADYDIHPNAEGHKVIAEMVDAELRKGNYSYTVTVPGEEHWTSAAKALFIVITVVAVLAVAGIVIVILKKKKQ; this comes from the coding sequence ATGAAGAAACGTATCACAGCTTTTGTAACAGCTTGCACTGCGGTGTTCGGTCTGTGTTCATGCAGTATGAAGACCCATGAAATGGTCGAACAGGAGAAAAATATCCCAGTACCGCCAAAGCTGGTATTTCTCGGAGATTCCATAGCCGCAGGATACGGTCTGGAGGGCTATGATAAGTCAGACCTCTATCACTGTGATTCATATGCAAATATCATCAGCAATGATTATTCGGCTTTACTTGCAGAAGAAGGCTGCGATTTCGTAATGAAAAACGATGCGGTATCAGGCGATACCTCTCAGGATCTTATCGACCTGCTGGACAGCGGCGATATTGATGCTGACCTGAAAGACAGCGATGCGGTAGTAGTATCCATCGGCGGAAACGACATACTGCATATTATTTTCTCCGCCGCCGAAGACCTTGGCTGGGACAAATCCGCAGGCGATTTTGACTTCGACAGGATTAATTTCAAGGACGCTTTGGCAAGTCTGACTTCCATGAGTGACGAGATAGATAAAGCCCTTAAAGGCTATGAAACTAATCTCGTTCTGATAGAGGAGAAACTCCGCGAACGCACTGACGGCGAGATCTACATACAGACCCTCTACAATCCCGTGGAGTACTTCTCTGACTGGAAAATGCTGGTGGATTATGCCGACGGCAAGATAGATACTTTCAACACGATAGTCAAGGACGGCGCTGAAAAGGACGGCAAGCACCACTACACCGTTATAGATGTGGGCAGCCGTTTTGAGGGTCAGAATGGTGATCTGACCAACATGGCGGATTATGATATACACCCCAATGCAGAGGGACACAAAGTCATCGCCGAAATGGTAGATGCCGAACTTCGCAAGGGTAATTACAGCTATACCGTAACAGTTCCCGGTGAAGAACACTGGACTTCTGCGGCAAAGGCTTTGTTCATCGTGATAACCGTTGTTGCTGTACTTGCTGTGGCAGGTATCGTGATAGTTATTCTGAAGAAAAAGAAACAGTAA
- a CDS encoding serine-tRNA(Ala) deacylase AlaX, with product MTKKLFDDGMLFSFSAVVTDCKETKNGFEVTLDRSAFFPEGGGQAGDVGTLGGVKVIDTYEKNGEVIHLCKSALEVGTEVRGEINENIRIRRMQNHSGEHLLMGFIHQKLGYENVGFHMGSDEVLLDLNGVISPEYICECEQKANEAIAQNVPINISYPNSEELASLSYRSKLEMTENVRIVTIEGIDNCACCAPHMPSTGGIGIVKVISSESNRGGTRLHILCGLDALDLIRQRMESNAAISHLLSAKPEKTADAVEKLLNENISLKRQITENERRAAEEIISELKNDSRKSFCIFTKGLGRNTMREIANRAVKLTDGAAAVFSEEQDGFGYIIASEKLPLRTIAKDINSVLHGKGGGSDLMIQGSLNAERGAIEKYFSELDL from the coding sequence ATGACAAAAAAACTTTTCGATGACGGAATGCTGTTCAGTTTCAGCGCTGTTGTAACTGATTGTAAAGAAACAAAAAACGGATTTGAAGTAACTCTTGACCGCTCTGCATTTTTCCCCGAGGGTGGCGGACAGGCGGGCGATGTGGGCACTCTCGGTGGTGTAAAGGTGATAGACACTTACGAAAAAAACGGCGAGGTCATACATCTTTGCAAGTCTGCGCTGGAGGTCGGTACTGAAGTGCGGGGCGAGATCAACGAAAATATCCGCATAAGGCGTATGCAGAACCATTCGGGGGAACATCTGCTGATGGGATTTATCCACCAGAAGCTGGGTTACGAGAATGTGGGATTCCACATGGGTTCGGACGAAGTTCTGCTTGACCTGAACGGTGTGATCTCCCCCGAGTATATCTGCGAATGCGAACAGAAAGCCAATGAAGCGATCGCACAAAATGTTCCCATAAATATAAGCTATCCCAACAGCGAGGAACTTGCCTCCCTAAGTTACCGAAGCAAGCTTGAAATGACCGAGAATGTCAGGATAGTCACGATAGAGGGCATTGACAACTGTGCCTGCTGTGCGCCCCATATGCCGTCTACAGGCGGTATAGGCATCGTAAAGGTGATATCTTCTGAAAGCAATCGCGGCGGCACAAGGCTGCATATTCTCTGCGGTCTTGATGCACTTGACCTTATCAGACAGAGAATGGAAAGCAATGCAGCGATATCTCATCTGCTTTCGGCAAAGCCCGAAAAGACCGCGGACGCGGTTGAAAAACTGCTGAATGAGAATATATCACTTAAAAGACAGATAACCGAAAACGAAAGGCGTGCTGCCGAAGAAATAATCAGCGAACTAAAAAACGACAGCAGAAAAAGCTTCTGCATTTTTACAAAGGGTCTCGGCAGAAACACCATGCGCGAGATAGCCAACAGGGCTGTAAAGCTGACGGACGGCGCGGCGGCTGTTTTTTCTGAGGAACAGGACGGTTTTGGATATATCATAGCTTCTGAAAAACTGCCTCTTCGTACCATAGCTAAGGATATAAATTCGGTACTTCACGGAAAAGGCGGGGGTTCCGACCTGATGATACAGGGTTCTTTGAATGCGGAACGCGGTGCGATAGAAAAATATTTTTCAGAGCTTGATTTATAA
- a CDS encoding dynamin family protein — protein MRENENLMASDENIVAVREQLSEIIEDDKIAEILGRECVEHLKEFRALVDKRCEEPFTLVILGDFKRGKSTIINALLGKKLAPINVTPETYTINEISFGHTQTVEAILENGQRVPLVLEDITRENLEKRMKLFPAKISCVQIKDNAPILKSMRIVDTPGLSDLESLDKQVQDYIVNADAIMYAASCLLPFSESEQLFLATHVSPQRFGMLYVLVNMIDALNTMADVKKIMRRFRGISERIVPNAFVYGISGGDELKRKLGEERPADKGTREFYETQFFQFELSLKRDIIMQKDVIRSKRVLTMLDRMHAEISSRLRMISDMADMDKQLLEDKAREFEEKCDQLAAELEKRKPELHLSILEMQQEAETWMYEFFAKLRTSILECRAKDEMGEDIYSPEDIEKYFYSFLMEKVSEAYRTCIECHRDAITELTDKMSRELAQALGIANVAEVSKAPSVDRLMKSANKNVTRSVMGVKLFGTSENFSPAAMSTFSLIMKKKKQTDIIDIALENYDEIRINIVKDIKTVYQDLEVKAISRLESLYQYQVELSRNAIDQAKEMMDNEDKSELLETLADALKRLEAPKQILDANLPA, from the coding sequence ATGAGAGAGAATGAGAATCTTATGGCTTCCGACGAGAATATAGTCGCCGTAAGAGAACAGCTCAGCGAGATAATCGAAGACGATAAGATAGCTGAGATATTAGGCAGGGAATGTGTGGAGCACCTGAAAGAGTTCAGGGCTCTGGTAGATAAAAGGTGCGAAGAACCTTTCACATTGGTGATACTTGGTGATTTCAAGCGCGGCAAAAGCACGATAATCAATGCGCTGCTGGGCAAGAAACTGGCACCGATAAATGTTACTCCCGAGACCTATACAATTAATGAGATATCTTTCGGGCATACCCAGACCGTTGAAGCTATACTTGAGAACGGTCAGAGAGTGCCGCTGGTACTTGAAGATATCACCAGAGAAAATCTGGAGAAGAGAATGAAGCTCTTCCCCGCAAAGATAAGCTGTGTACAGATAAAGGACAATGCACCGATACTGAAAAGCATGAGGATAGTTGATACTCCCGGTCTTTCCGACCTGGAGAGCCTTGACAAGCAGGTGCAGGACTATATCGTCAATGCTGATGCTATTATGTACGCGGCAAGCTGTCTGTTGCCCTTTTCAGAGTCAGAGCAGCTGTTTCTGGCAACACACGTATCACCACAGAGATTCGGTATGCTGTATGTGCTGGTGAATATGATAGACGCGCTGAACACCATGGCAGATGTCAAGAAGATAATGCGCAGATTCAGGGGAATATCCGAGAGGATAGTGCCTAATGCGTTTGTGTATGGCATAAGCGGCGGTGATGAGCTGAAACGTAAGCTTGGGGAGGAAAGACCTGCCGACAAGGGCACGAGAGAGTTCTATGAGACCCAGTTCTTCCAGTTTGAGCTTTCGCTGAAAAGAGATATCATCATGCAGAAGGACGTTATACGTTCAAAGCGCGTGCTGACTATGCTTGACCGTATGCACGCCGAGATAAGTTCTCGTCTTCGCATGATAAGCGATATGGCTGATATGGATAAGCAGCTTCTTGAAGACAAGGCAAGGGAGTTCGAGGAGAAGTGCGACCAGCTGGCAGCCGAGCTTGAAAAAAGAAAGCCCGAACTGCACCTTTCAATACTTGAAATGCAGCAGGAAGCCGAAACATGGATGTACGAGTTTTTTGCAAAGCTGAGAACAAGTATACTGGAATGCAGGGCTAAGGACGAGATGGGCGAGGATATCTATTCCCCCGAGGATATAGAGAAGTACTTCTATTCGTTTTTGATGGAGAAGGTCAGCGAGGCTTACCGTACCTGTATTGAATGTCACAGGGACGCTATAACCGAGCTTACCGACAAGATGAGCCGCGAGCTTGCTCAGGCGCTGGGCATCGCCAATGTGGCAGAGGTCAGCAAAGCACCCTCTGTTGACAGGCTGATGAAGTCCGCCAACAAGAACGTTACCAGAAGCGTTATGGGCGTGAAGCTCTTCGGTACAAGCGAGAATTTCTCGCCTGCCGCCATGAGTACTTTCTCGCTGATAATGAAAAAGAAAAAGCAGACCGATATCATCGATATCGCACTGGAAAACTACGACGAGATAAGAATAAACATCGTCAAGGATATCAAGACTGTTTATCAGGATCTTGAAGTCAAGGCGATATCCAGACTGGAAAGCCTTTACCAGTATCAGGTGGAGCTAAGCAGGAATGCTATCGATCAGGCTAAGGAAATGATGGATAACGAGGATAAGAGCGAACTGCTTGAAACTCTCGCAGACGCATTGAAGCGACTGGAAGCACCCAAGCAGATACTTGATGCAAATCTGCCGGCATAA
- a CDS encoding M48 family metalloprotease, translating into MSDINAKGNPLLQIDTGFRSYLKAYTRSYQSHMVDGSLDYAFESDFAVRQKIMSLGGSAKLFKAVNTQDIAAEAKHLFVKCDQVGPLKYPEIYDKVRKCAERLELIVPIVFVREDMDRPLAYSIASDLIEPCIVLTKQLVEFCSDDELMLLMGSECGRVQNNHCTYNMAYTYLKTNNEVYRPIEQFYTQTIGSQLYSALVQWVKYADVTANRAGIICLDKPGQYLNIMCGLYRKGYVDFYGRSEPGINFDEMNKLSEQIHGSASRNLSIGKNLSDVERCLLASNEFLYCKTLYSWREDVVDIEGHAESGQICDVRTSVIVGNGGQL; encoded by the coding sequence ATGAGTGATATAAATGCGAAAGGGAATCCGCTTCTTCAGATCGATACAGGTTTTCGTTCTTACCTGAAAGCTTATACGCGGTCGTACCAAAGTCATATGGTGGACGGCAGTCTTGATTATGCCTTTGAGTCCGACTTTGCAGTCAGGCAGAAGATAATGAGTCTGGGGGGCAGCGCAAAGCTGTTCAAGGCGGTAAATACACAGGATATCGCGGCGGAAGCGAAGCATCTGTTCGTAAAGTGCGATCAGGTGGGTCCGCTGAAATATCCCGAGATATATGATAAAGTTAGAAAGTGTGCGGAGCGTCTTGAGCTTATCGTACCGATAGTATTCGTCCGTGAGGACATGGACAGACCGCTGGCGTATTCCATAGCCAGCGACCTGATAGAGCCGTGCATAGTGCTTACAAAGCAGCTGGTGGAGTTCTGCAGCGATGACGAACTCATGCTGCTGATGGGAAGCGAGTGCGGCAGGGTGCAGAACAATCACTGTACCTATAATATGGCATACACTTATCTTAAAACGAACAATGAAGTGTACAGACCTATAGAGCAGTTTTATACACAGACCATTGGCAGCCAGCTTTATTCGGCACTGGTGCAGTGGGTAAAGTATGCAGACGTTACAGCCAACCGCGCAGGCATAATATGCCTTGATAAGCCGGGTCAGTACCTGAATATCATGTGCGGACTGTACCGTAAGGGCTATGTGGATTTCTACGGACGTTCAGAGCCCGGTATAAATTTTGACGAGATGAATAAGCTGAGCGAGCAGATACACGGCAGCGCTTCAAGAAATCTCAGCATAGGCAAGAACCTTTCTGATGTGGAAAGATGCCTGCTGGCGAGCAACGAGTTCTTGTACTGCAAGACGCTCTATTCATGGCGCGAGGACGTTGTGGATATAGAGGGTCATGCTGAGAGCGGGCAGATCTGTGATGTGCGCACTAGCGTCATCGTCGGGAACGGAGGTCAGCTATGA
- a CDS encoding dynamin family protein: MEKQINYGSYAGYKETVGNLTADLQELLKLSEEIALVNTAESIKETLEKAKDEHFEVAIVGEFKRGKSTLINALLGQEVLPADVLPATATLNRVTYSTEPYVQVEYKNGDSERVEIDRLEEYVTKLTSESERKAETVKEATVYYDTEFCRNNVDIIDTPGLNDDDQMTNVTMSIIPKIDAAVFVISANSPFSQFEKEFLEKKMLTSDVGRIIFVVNCFGTFTQDDENKIVETVRTRIGKYVMEKAKKVMGEDSREFAVYKRKIGTPRVIGVYAKRALTAKTNGDKELLEQSNFPEFEKALETLLTQERGVITLQILANKITNSGTEILRSIVMQENALMMANDEFMEKYDAAIKEIDEIRNLKRSEFVKINDAANKVFEDLRPVLDNYWSNIEEAAMEVIDNFQMSSDDFKKDRLKLVSSKLTEKIKESMEARAQIICEQIQNSINQAVSGETERLQEFEDEFFESVAAIQRMFAVSDRVSSNGGTLDKVIGAATGAYGVGGIYLGFRESGVKGALLGGATGLAGFYATYYAAMFFAGFFGLTGGLPITLVMMAFAGIAGTFTSNFAVDKILVQERIDKYKTNFKANVKKQFHEMMLNNDFTETVRRQVFSSFDSIKSKIEEETEIILRDTQETLDNLNDLKAEKSEVSQKEMERLHVIAETASELVQDAYAVRKVLNDEISINNPQSEKSEKTQQTEKPEKPEESENTEKK; this comes from the coding sequence ATGGAAAAGCAGATCAATTACGGAAGCTATGCGGGCTATAAGGAAACCGTCGGGAACCTTACTGCCGATCTGCAGGAGCTTCTGAAGCTCAGCGAGGAGATAGCGCTGGTCAATACCGCCGAATCCATCAAGGAAACACTCGAAAAGGCTAAGGACGAGCATTTCGAGGTCGCTATCGTCGGTGAGTTCAAGAGAGGTAAAAGTACGCTGATAAACGCACTTCTCGGTCAGGAAGTACTGCCTGCCGATGTTCTGCCTGCGACTGCTACCCTTAACCGAGTTACTTACAGCACCGAGCCCTATGTTCAGGTCGAATACAAGAACGGCGATTCCGAGCGCGTTGAGATAGACAGGCTGGAGGAGTATGTTACCAAGCTTACCAGCGAATCCGAGCGCAAGGCGGAAACAGTCAAGGAAGCCACTGTATACTACGATACAGAATTCTGCCGCAATAACGTGGATATAATCGACACTCCCGGTCTTAACGATGATGACCAGATGACAAATGTTACCATGTCCATCATACCCAAGATAGATGCGGCTGTATTTGTTATAAGCGCGAATTCTCCCTTCTCACAGTTTGAAAAGGAGTTCCTTGAGAAGAAGATGCTGACCTCCGATGTGGGACGTATCATATTCGTTGTCAACTGCTTCGGTACATTCACTCAGGACGATGAGAACAAGATAGTTGAAACAGTACGTACACGTATAGGCAAGTACGTTATGGAAAAGGCGAAGAAAGTCATGGGCGAGGACAGCCGTGAGTTCGCCGTATATAAGAGAAAGATAGGCACACCGAGAGTTATCGGTGTGTATGCGAAGCGTGCCCTTACCGCAAAGACCAACGGCGATAAGGAACTGCTGGAGCAGTCTAATTTCCCCGAGTTTGAAAAGGCTCTGGAAACTCTGCTGACACAGGAGCGCGGCGTTATCACTCTCCAGATACTTGCAAACAAGATCACCAATTCGGGTACCGAGATACTGCGTTCGATAGTAATGCAGGAGAATGCCCTGATGATGGCTAACGACGAATTTATGGAGAAGTACGATGCTGCCATCAAGGAAATCGATGAGATAAGAAATTTGAAGCGTTCGGAGTTCGTAAAGATCAACGACGCTGCTAATAAGGTGTTCGAGGATCTGCGTCCTGTGCTGGATAATTACTGGAGCAATATCGAGGAAGCAGCTATGGAGGTTATCGACAACTTCCAGATGTCTTCTGACGATTTCAAAAAGGACAGGCTCAAGCTTGTAAGCTCCAAGCTCACCGAGAAGATCAAGGAGAGCATGGAAGCAAGAGCACAGATAATCTGCGAGCAGATACAGAACAGCATCAATCAGGCTGTCAGCGGTGAGACTGAGAGACTGCAGGAATTCGAAGACGAGTTCTTTGAGAGCGTTGCAGCTATCCAGAGAATGTTTGCTGTATCCGACAGAGTATCATCCAACGGCGGTACGCTGGATAAGGTGATAGGTGCGGCTACAGGTGCTTACGGCGTGGGCGGCATATATCTGGGATTCAGAGAATCAGGCGTAAAGGGTGCACTGCTGGGCGGTGCTACAGGTCTGGCAGGATTCTATGCTACATACTATGCAGCTATGTTCTTTGCAGGATTCTTCGGACTGACAGGCGGTCTGCCAATCACTCTGGTGATGATGGCATTCGCAGGTATCGCAGGTACTTTTACATCTAACTTCGCAGTTGATAAGATACTGGTCCAGGAGAGGATAGACAAGTACAAGACCAACTTCAAGGCTAATGTCAAGAAGCAGTTCCACGAGATGATGCTCAATAACGACTTCACCGAGACAGTAAGACGTCAGGTATTCTCCTCATTCGACAGCATCAAGAGCAAGATCGAGGAAGAGACCGAGATCATACTGAGAGATACTCAGGAAACACTGGATAACCTCAACGATCTCAAGGCAGAGAAGTCCGAGGTATCACAGAAGGAGATGGAAAGACTTCACGTTATCGCCGAGACAGCCAGCGAGCTGGTTCAGGACGCTTATGCTGTAAGAAAGGTTCTCAATGATGAGATAAGCATAAACAATCCCCAGTCTGAAAAGTCCGAGAAGACCCAGCAGACCGAAAAGCCTGAAAAGCCCGAGGAGAGCGAAAATACCGAAAAAAAGTGA